The Candidatus Rokuibacteriota bacterium genome window below encodes:
- a CDS encoding MaoC family dehydratase: protein MAMWLEALAVGTSFPPYRVKATPPAEPAENKIHDDRVARQLGFKGGLVPGVVVYAWMTHPVVEALGLEWLERGTFSVRFARPIYYGEQITASASVATRTDASVAIEVRALNAAGDACAKASLGLAFDVPPTAPDLDAYPEAPLPATRPLATRAHLESLAVLGTPELALDDAAARDFLARVDDSLPLYAGATAPAHPALYLDQANRAVDRNVRVSPWIHVESHGQHLGLARVGERLSTRGRIKGLFERKGHQFVELDLLLVAAGARPVASIRHVAIYQFRQPA from the coding sequence ATGGCAATGTGGTTGGAGGCGCTCGCCGTCGGGACCTCGTTTCCGCCGTACCGCGTGAAGGCGACGCCACCGGCGGAGCCGGCCGAGAACAAGATCCACGACGACCGGGTCGCGCGCCAGCTCGGCTTCAAGGGTGGGCTCGTCCCCGGCGTCGTCGTGTACGCCTGGATGACGCACCCGGTGGTCGAGGCGCTCGGGCTCGAGTGGCTCGAGCGCGGCACTTTCTCCGTGCGCTTCGCGCGCCCCATCTACTACGGCGAACAGATCACGGCGAGCGCGAGCGTCGCCACCCGGACGGACGCTTCGGTCGCCATCGAGGTACGGGCGCTCAACGCCGCCGGCGACGCCTGCGCGAAGGCGAGCCTCGGGCTCGCCTTCGACGTTCCCCCGACCGCGCCCGATCTCGACGCGTATCCCGAAGCCCCGCTCCCGGCGACGCGGCCGCTGGCGACGCGCGCTCACCTCGAGAGCCTGGCGGTTCTGGGGACCCCGGAGCTCGCCCTCGACGACGCCGCAGCCCGCGACTTCCTCGCCCGCGTCGACGACTCGCTCCCCCTCTACGCGGGCGCCACCGCGCCGGCCCACCCGGCGCTCTACCTGGACCAGGCCAACCGCGCCGTGGACCGCAACGTGCGCGTGAGCCCCTGGATCCACGTGGAGAGCCACGGGCAACACCTGGGGCTCGCCCGAGTGGGTGAACGCCTTTCCACCCGCGGCAGGATCAAGGGGCTCTTCGAGCGAAAGGGGCACCAGTTCGTGGAGCTGGATCTCCTGCTCGTCGCCGCCGGCGCGCGCCCCGTGGCCTCGATCCGCCATGTCGCCATCTACCAGTTCCGCCAGCCCGCGTAG
- a CDS encoding DMT family transporter: protein MPSLSAPWVGALAALGSALTWAVISFLVRTLSPAFNSVTLNAVRTTVGGGLLLLWIALTRGLGELAGVSPRNFALLAVSIAIATGLGDTVFFESTRTLGLARAMTVSMTYPLIAAILAAAILGEPITLRVAAGSLLTLGGLALIVSARGRESAAEARFWLGFATAALAALAWAVSVILLKAPLAELDATTAQAVRLPVAAALLWATPWTRGAAGQLRQSGAPVIRRMAWLGALTAASSVMFVAGVKYSGVAVATVLSSTAPMFAIPLGLFLLGERLVPAALLGSILTVAGIVVLQL from the coding sequence GTGCCCTCCCTCTCCGCTCCGTGGGTCGGCGCGCTCGCCGCGCTGGGCTCCGCGCTCACCTGGGCCGTCATCAGCTTCCTCGTCCGAACCCTCTCCCCCGCCTTCAACTCCGTCACGCTCAACGCGGTCCGCACGACCGTCGGCGGCGGGCTCCTCCTGCTCTGGATCGCGCTGACCAGGGGCCTCGGCGAGCTGGCGGGAGTCTCGCCGCGAAACTTCGCCCTCCTCGCGGTCTCGATCGCGATCGCCACCGGGCTCGGCGACACGGTCTTCTTCGAGAGCACCCGCACCCTCGGCCTGGCGCGCGCCATGACGGTCTCGATGACCTACCCCCTGATCGCGGCCATCCTGGCGGCGGCGATCCTGGGGGAGCCGATCACGCTGCGCGTAGCGGCGGGCTCCCTGCTCACGCTCGGCGGCCTCGCCCTGATCGTCAGCGCGCGCGGACGCGAGAGCGCGGCCGAAGCGCGCTTCTGGCTCGGCTTCGCTACCGCGGCGCTGGCCGCCCTCGCCTGGGCGGTGTCCGTCATCCTGCTGAAAGCGCCGCTGGCGGAGCTGGACGCGACGACCGCACAGGCTGTCCGGCTCCCGGTCGCCGCGGCCCTGCTCTGGGCCACGCCCTGGACCAGAGGGGCAGCCGGTCAGCTGAGGCAGAGCGGCGCTCCCGTGATTCGGCGGATGGCCTGGCTCGGTGCGCTGACGGCAGCAAGCTCGGTGATGTTCGTGGCGGGCGTCAAGTACTCCGGCGTGGCCGTCGCCACCGTGCTCTCGTCGACCGCGCCCATGTTCGCGATCCCGCTCGGGCTCTTCCTCCTCGGCGAGCGCCTGGTGCCGGCCGCGCTCCTCGGCTCGATCCTCACCGTCGCCGGGATCGTCGTCCTCCAGCTCTGA
- a CDS encoding aminotransferase class V-fold PLP-dependent enzyme: MRAGRRFLQIPGPTLVPERIVRAMGQSLIDHRGPAFAALVKDCLAGLKGIFQTERGEIVIYPGSGTGAWEACVVNTLSPGDRVLACVNGHFATGFARTAAAYGVEVERLELPYGAGVPAEQVEARLRTDAAHQLRAVLVVHNETSTGVTSNVAAIRKAVDGARHPALLLVDVVSSLASIDFRFDEWGVDVALTGPQKGLMLPPGLAILAISEKAIQASEKARCPRAYWDWQPVLERNKRGEFPYTPATALLFGLRESVAMLSEEGLANVFKRHARLAEACRRAVRALGLGILCQNPAEYSNTLTAVVMPEGMDSDAYIAHANRTLDLSLGVGLGAAKGKVFRIGHLGSLNELELIGGLAGVELTLKSFGVPVRLGAGLAAAEAYLADTAARD, from the coding sequence ATGAGAGCCGGCCGACGGTTCCTCCAGATTCCCGGACCCACGCTCGTGCCCGAGCGCATCGTCCGCGCGATGGGGCAGTCCCTCATCGACCACCGGGGCCCCGCCTTCGCCGCCCTCGTGAAGGACTGCCTGGCGGGACTCAAGGGAATCTTCCAGACCGAGCGCGGGGAAATCGTGATCTACCCGGGCTCGGGAACGGGGGCGTGGGAGGCGTGCGTGGTGAACACGCTCTCGCCCGGCGATCGGGTCCTGGCGTGCGTCAACGGCCACTTCGCCACGGGCTTCGCTAGGACCGCCGCGGCGTACGGCGTCGAGGTCGAACGCCTCGAGCTCCCCTACGGCGCCGGCGTCCCCGCCGAGCAGGTCGAGGCGCGCCTCAGGACCGACGCTGCCCACCAGCTCCGCGCGGTCCTGGTCGTCCACAACGAGACCTCGACCGGTGTCACCTCGAACGTGGCGGCGATCCGCAAAGCCGTGGACGGGGCGCGCCACCCCGCGCTGCTTCTGGTGGACGTGGTCTCCTCGCTGGCGTCGATCGACTTCCGCTTCGACGAATGGGGCGTGGACGTCGCGCTCACGGGGCCCCAGAAGGGGCTCATGCTCCCTCCCGGCCTCGCCATCCTGGCGATCAGCGAGAAGGCGATCCAGGCTAGCGAAAAGGCCAGGTGCCCGCGGGCTTACTGGGACTGGCAGCCGGTGCTCGAGCGGAACAAGCGGGGCGAGTTCCCCTACACGCCCGCCACGGCGCTCCTCTTCGGCCTCAGGGAGTCCGTCGCCATGCTCAGCGAGGAAGGCCTGGCGAACGTCTTCAAGCGCCACGCCCGACTCGCCGAAGCGTGTCGGCGCGCCGTACGCGCGCTCGGGCTCGGGATCCTCTGCCAGAACCCGGCCGAATACTCCAACACGCTCACGGCGGTCGTCATGCCCGAGGGGATGGACTCCGACGCGTACATCGCCCATGCCAACCGGACGCTCGATCTCTCCCTCGGCGTGGGGCTCGGGGCCGCGAAGGGAAAGGTCTTCCGCATCGGTCACCTGGGAAGCCTGAACGAGCTCGAGCTGATCGGCGGCCTCGCCGGGGTCGAGCTCACGCTCAAGAGCTTCGGCGTTCCCGTGCGACTGGGGGCTGGGCTGGCCGCCGCCGAAGCGTACCTCGCCGACACCGCCGCGCGCGACTAG